The Tenrec ecaudatus isolate mTenEca1 chromosome 8, mTenEca1.hap1, whole genome shotgun sequence DNA window taggcacatCTATAGCGACGGTAATGGGATTAACAGTTACCAAGGGCCATGGCAGGAagggtggggagaaatggggagctaaccagTGAGTATAGGAAAGAAGAAAGTGTCCTGACACTTATTGCGGTGAGGATTGCACAACTCTCctaaatatgattgaactattcaagtATAAGATACGTGAATTATATATGATATATTTAATAATCAGGCAGTGGGTTAccagtaaaataataatatataaattatattatatGCATACAAATTATATATTAAATGCCAATAAATCTATTTTAGCAAGAATTTAAAAGCTCCAAGCAAAGTTCTAAAGAACTCTCTGATGAGCCCAACACTTAtatatttgttgttttttcatgttcctcttagtatctttatttatttatctactattttattgggggcttgtacaactcttatcacaatccatccatccattgtgtcaagcacatttgtacatgtgttgccatcatcatttttaaaacattttctttctacttgagcccttggtatcagctcctcatttccccccccatcctcccccaccctccctccttcatgaaacctcgataatttataaattattattttttcatatcttacactgaccaatatctcccttcacccacttttctgttgtccatccccctgggagagggttataggtagatcattgtaataGGTTCTCCctgtcttccccaccttccccttaccctcctggtattgctactcactattggccctgagaggtttctCTGTCTTGGGTTCCATgtggttccagctcttatctgtatccatggacatgttctgatctagctgatttgtaaggtagaattggggtcatgatagtgggggtggagggaggaagcattaaagagctagaggaaagttgtatgtttcattagcgctatactgcaccctgactgtttgcctcttccttgtgaaccttctgtaaggggatgtccaattgcctacagatgggttttgggggaGGGAGTAGCTAGGGAATTTTCCACTGTAACTTTGTTGTCTGCAGGTCTGGAGCTAAGCAACAGCATTCAAAGTTATCATAACGGTTAGTCTTCTTCACCTGGGCCTGAAGGCCACCGAAGGGGAGGAGAAGTGGGGTAGGGGGTCTGGCCTCTCATCGTGTCCTTGAAGTCTtttcaccagctctgtctcctagcCTGCCCGCCCTGCTAACTCCCGCTTCTGCCtgacacccctcattcacaatgatatgatttttttgttctgggtctttggtgcctgatacctgatcctattgacacccagtgatcacacaggctggtgtgcttcttccatgtgggctttgttgcttctcagctagacggtcgcttgtttatcttcaagcctttaagaccccagatgctatatcctttgatagccgggcaccatcagctttcttcaccgcatgtgcttatgcacccattttgtcttcagtgatcgtgttgggaaggtgagcatcacggaatgccgggttattagaacaaagtgttcttgcatagtaggaatacttgagtagagctcaatatctatctgctaccttaatattaaacctatagatatatgtatacagatctgtttccctattgttatatataaatatatttacataagtacatgcctgtatttagacctctataaatgccctttgcctcctagctctttcctctattttcttttcttttcctcttgccccactatcacgttcatccttcattcaggtttcagtaattcccctcggttacattgcccttgatcaagccctaccaggcatcctacaccttcctcgccattgatttttttttggttgagattttataatttattaattctCTGATGAAACATCCATAtaaccagtgcagatcaagtcaccATAgacaattgttttatttttctgcaatCCAATCTCCAGCTCATTTTTTGCCAGCACCCACGCTGGCCTTTGCAGGACCCCTTTCTTCAGTCTGCTCTTGCGCTCCTTGCGTTGCTTCCTGGAGGTCTTTTTCTTCTCTACAGGCCATGTCTTGCAAGTCTGTGTTTAGGTTCATTTTTCTTGGCATGATCCAAAGAATCGTAAATCATGCCGAAGCCAGTAGTCTTGTCACCACCAAAATGGGTTCTAAATCCAAATACAACATCTGGTGTGGTCTTGTACATTTTGGCTAGTTTTTCACGAAATTCTCTCTTAGGCACTTTTGCTTTCCCAGGGTGAAGGACATCAATGACCATTTGTTTTTGCTGAAGTAGTCGGTTGGTCATGAACTTCCTGGTCCAGATGGTTACTGTGTCATTCATGATGGCATGGAATGCTCAAGCAGAGATGAAAAAAAAGAGGTCACCATTgatttttaaatcacttgttgttccctggtccctgggtttgttgaaacCCCCCTTACTTTccaccatctccccctctcccatgccccccccagaAACTCAGTCCtattgtttactcctccagattgtttatcccgcctagcttacctagatagacacacagagaccataataagcaaacaaaaaattgcaaaactgcaaaagaaaacaacaacaaaaaaacaaacccaaggacagaatagaagaaaaacctataaatagttcaaggtctgtttgttcacctttaggagtattttccagttgagtttggtggggtgccatgccctggcccctagCGCTTATGTTTTAAAGCACAAACTCTATAATATTTCCTACAGCTACTCAGAGACCTGTCAAAACATTCCCTTAATAATTAGGCTCCCCTTATCAGCCGAGGTTACCAAATGTGTGACTCCTAGAGAGGTTGgacaaggagtcctgatggcactggAGGTCAggggtgggctgctaactccaaggtcggtggttcaaatccactagctgcgccTGAAGAGAAAGTTGGGgcattctgctcttgtaaagtgtCTCAGAAGCCCCATTTAGGGTTACTATGATTCAGAGTCAACTTGGTGACAATGGGTAGGGTTTGGGTTTCAATAAGGAAGCTAGGTAGAAAACTGTGGTACTCTGTGTCCCCCCAAATCAGCCATCGTCAGTGCTCCAAGCACAGAGCTACTGGTACACACAGGTCACCCTGAGTTGGAATGGCCTGGTGGGGggcaagagagaaaaagaaaattagtGAGGTACTGGGGTTCAGATAAGggtattttgttttggttttgtattcAAACTCTCTGGCAGGCTAACTTTCCTACTCAGTTAACTAAACAGAAACTAGTAATGAGTGATGTGCTGGAACCGGTGCTGTGGTTCCCAGCAAGTGATGACCCAGAGGCCTAGAGGCAGATAGCTGCCCCAGCAGATAACTGGGTGTAGCTTCAGTGGGATCTGCAAGTTCGGAGGCAAAATCCTTCTGCCCAGGGTCTGCTCCTTTCTCGCACGTGCTGCTTCCTCTGGCTGCTTCCCAACGCTCTTCTCATTTCCCCACCGCATGATTTCTGTCTGGTTTCCATGGACACCAACATCCGCAGGAACAACAGCAGAAACTCTGAGGCTAGAAATTTCATCAGGTTAAGTCTGCTTTCTTAGCTCCTCGGCCACTGTGAAAATTAAGTAGGAACTATTTATTGCAAATTTTTTAGTATTGGAAGTGCAATATACCACACTTCAGAAAAATGAACACATTCTAAATGCCTAACTGGATGAAATCTTACAAAGTGAACACCCCTGGGAAGCCATGACTTAGATCAAAATATAAAACCAGGAAGCATTACTGGCTATAAATGTGATATGTACATCTTACACAATATTATTTATAGCAGCactcttgctgttaggtgctagctagttaacataaagatgatgcactttccccacaaactttttaaagtcccTGGCATAGCATGCATAGTGAACAGCAAAACCCAACCTATGAAGGGGTCGAGAGGCTTGCAAACAGCTGCATAAATGCATGTTTCATTGGCTTAAATTATAATAAGGAGTGGgagactgggctgctaactcctaggtccatggttcaaactcatcagcaggagagggaggaggctgtctgctcctggaaagtctTACCTCTTGAAGGGCCTACAAAGggttactgtgggtcagaatggactcaagaaCAGTGCGTTTGGGGATCTTAATGGAAGCACTGTGGGGGCGACATCGGAccgttcagacccaccagtcccCTCATGGAAGAAACTTGTAAGAGgtcgtttgctcccataaagatttatagtatcAGAAACCCTATCAATAGGTCAATAGGTTTGGGAACCAATGGAAGAAGGACCCCTAAAGGCACAGTGGCTAAATATCAACGGCCTAAAGGCACctgtggctccttgggagaaaaggtgGCAGAATGCTTCTGCAACCTTTGACAACCTGGAAAACTCGGGAGCATTGCTATGAGGTGAAAGCTCATctgtggcagtgtgtttgttcTGGTTTGGAACACAAGGAGTGTGAAGTGGGGAGAAATCATTTGGCTTGCTTATCTCACTGAAGGGATGAGAAAAGATGACAAGCATTTGTGAATAGTGCAGCCTGTGAGTTGGCAAACTCAATGGCAGCGCGTTTGTTTCGCCTGTGATATGCACTGGCTCACTCAAAAAGGCTGGACtccacttgtggtagttacataatctggtgtcaccttcCAAAGgaggggagcctagcctgtccatcaggttgcagcttgatgacctcacttggaggtgccagagagataaatagctcactgggagcCAGATACACATAGACTCTgcatcatcttcctgctgacaagacacatggagccatgctagaGTCCTTGTGCTGGAGGAACCATgcagagactcctgccagagttgagatgcttccaccgccactggatccacaagaccttccacccactaacctgtgatcttcttgcattcggcgtcattgcatgtgttgcatgagtctgaagagggatttatagactggtatcggacctatgggctaatattggacttacgggcttgaactggactgggctggctgttttcttaatatacaattactcttttatataaaactctttcttatccacCTAAGAGTGCCCTGGATTTGTGCCTctactcaacccagactaacacacgacTCATAGGACTACAGAATGCTTCTCCCCCTCCACATCTTGCCATCACATCAACAGGGTTTCCGTACAAGAATGAGATCATATTTGAAGAGAACGGTAAGGCTCCCGTACTAGGGAAACGGGGAGATAACAAGAGCGATCACAGCAAGTCCACCAAAGGAAAGACTAGCCTCTGATGCCCGCAGCTACAGTTAATGGTAAGCACAGTCTAACACCTAGCCAGATAACCATAAAAGCTCACATGAAAGACTTACTCAAGACAATAGGTCTGGCTTTCAACAAAAATTATAAGACATgctaaaaagaacaaaacaaaaaacagtctAGAGAGAGAGGGAACACATCACAACCAGACTCAAATAGGACAGagatttttaatttataatagagctctggtggcatggtggtttcatatggggctgctaaccacaaggtcagcggttcaaaacgaccagcaactctgtaggagaaagatgaggcattctactcccataaagagttacagtctcagaaacctacaggagcagttttactctgtccaataaggtcgctatgagtcagaattgattcaatggcagggaggtAGCTTTTAGTTATgatcaatctaagaacaattggtaGCCTGTTCCAtgggccttgttctgactgatgatttTGAGGTTACCTGTTATCTCTTTTCATAGAAATAGTCAATTTGTTTCCTATTGAGTCCACCTGGTGAGGTCCTTGTGTATAGTAACTATTGATGTTGTTGAAAAAGCTATTCTCAATGAATAGATGCTTAGTCTTGAAAACTTCTAACATGCGATTTCCAGCATAGTTTCTATCACCAGACCATAATTTCAAGCCACCAAATCCTCTTTTTACGAATTTCACTTTGCAATCACAGGAAGTATCAATGTGCCTTGATTTCATGGTTCGTCCATTTCAGACTGTAGAAGTTGATATTAAAAACCTTCTATTTCTTCCTCTTCAGTTAGAGTGCTTGGTGAGTAACGTGAATCCGTATCAACCAGTCTTCTTTGTAGGTGTATGGAAACGATCCTATCGGACAGAGTTGCATTTCTGTTTGATAATGAATGGAATCTCGTCCCTCCTCAACTGTCATCCCTGGCATTAGGCATAGTGTCCAACTGtccaattcaaaatggtcaatgctgactcagtgacccctgtggtttctgagactgtaacagtttcCAGGCGTAGAAAGCTTGATTTTTCTCCCGAGACACTGCCGATGGTTTCCAGCTGCAGGCCATGCGGATTACGGCCCGATGCCAGGGTTCCTAATGCAGGTATAATAGTGAATAATATCAATGCACTACAAACAGCAAATAATCATATGAaccaataactttttaaaatgcgAGAATAGATATAAATGCATTAATAACAGCAGGTGCTCTCAGTACAGAAGGGGTCATGAATACAAGAAAATAAGTAATGATATAGAAGACGTGAAAAACACAATTGATAAAAATATAACAAGGGAGATCTAATGTATACATATCTATAACCTTGCAATCTGATActaaaatataaatcattttctcAAGCACATGTGTAAAAATGATCATCAATTAGGTCATAAAGTTAACAGCTTTAAGTTTCATAATGTAGAAGGAATGCAACTTAATACTAAAATGATCTGAAATCACAATGTAATGAAAGTAGAAAATCATAGCAAAGTCAGAAAAGATGGTCTTCTACTTCCATATCTTTGAGTCTTCCTTAACAGTTATCGGGTGAAATTTCTAAAAGATAGGGATAATAAAAACCTTTCATATCAGATTGTATTCAATACAAgtgcaaaataaaaattttaaagtaacaTAATTCATTAAATTCTGAACAAAAAGTtagggagaaaaagaaacaagCAAGAAAATAAGCCAAAATCACAAGAAGGGATATTATACATGTAAAAGTCAAAGTTAATAAGGATTTTGTTCTGCCTATTAACTAGAAAGCTGCATAGAAAGCATCATGGGCTTCCTAACAAGAAGCTAAATAAGCTACAACGCTCGTCGTGATTCTGAGCCTACTTGAGAGCTGAAGAGTCTGGGAGGTGGCAAACGTTAACACGCTGACTGCTAACGCAAGGTCGGAagatcaagtctacccagagatgcTTCCGAAGAGAGTCCTGCTGGCTGCCTTCTGGAACAGTCACCCATCGAAACTCTAGGAACTGGTACCGGTCACACTGTGCAGAAAAACATGGTAGGAGTCAGTCAGTAGGGTCTTCTTTCTTTAACCTACCACTGACTCCTACCATGTTtttctgtaactgtttatgggagtaggaagccaacctttctccctcagagcggttggtggtttcaaactgccaaccatgaggattgcagcccactgcatcaccactgcaccatcagggctcctaggtAAAGTGGTAGGCCGGCATAAAGGGTAGGTTAAAgaaagaagaccctcagtgagatggactgacacagcggttaCTACAATGGGCTTAAGCAGAGCAACAATGGTGTGGACAGCACACCACCAAACAACGTTTGTGGTTACGCTAGAGGTCATTGAGTGGAAATCCCTGCAAATGACTGGGTGTTGGggcagggtgcgtgtgtgtgtgtggtggggggacaGGGGCTGTTCCATAGCTATAAGGTATATTGTTGTTACATTTTGAATAGGAACTAGATCAAAGTTTATTCAACTTTCTTCATTCAAGATACCCTCAGAGTCTCActgagtttttcttttctttttcttaaatcattttattggggctcatacaactatcacagtccatccatccatccctgtgtcgagcacatttgtgcatttgttgccatcaccattctcaaagcatttgctttgctttctacttgagcccttggtatcagctcattttttctcctccctccctcacccttgttaatttataaagtattattttgtcatgtcttacactgtctgacatctccttcaccaacttttctgttgtccgtccctcagggagagggttatatgcagACCCTTGTggcggtttcccctttctaccccaccttccctccaccctcccattatctctactttcattattggtcctttaTTGGATTTttatcacagccaagaaaacccaccTTCCTAAGGAGACCAGTTTCAAAGGAACCTTCGCCATCTACTGTTGAAACTGTGAACTTCAAGCAAGTAGTTTTGTCCACTTCAagccccaaatccaaactcacagctcactccaattcagagtgaccctgcagagcacagtagaactgtgggtttcccagcttgtACCATCTTTCCCCCGCGGGACcccttgtggtttcgaactgttgtgtTTGACCACTGTCTCACCAGGGTTTCCTTATTTGCCTCAAAAAaatttataatataaaatatcCCACAAATACACTCCATGTGTTCCCTTTTGGGGCCATCGCTGAAGGAGTAGCCGCCAAAATGAAGGTCAATCCCTTTGTGACTTTGGACCGGAGCAAAAACCAGAAAAGGCATTTCAATGCCCCTTCCCACGTTTGCAGGAAGATTATGTCTTCACCGCTTTCCAAGGAACTGAGACAGAAATACAATGTCCGGTCCATGCCTATCCGCAAGGATGATGAAGTTCAGGTTGTGCGAGAACACTACAAAGGTCAACAGATTGGCAAAGTGGTCCAGGTTTACCGGAAGAAGTACGTCATCTACATTGAGCGGGTGCAGCGAGATAAAGCTAACGGCACCACTGTCCATGTGGGCATTCACCCCAGCAAGGTGGTGATTACGAGGTTAAAACTGGACAAAGACCGCAAAAagatcctggagcagaaagccaaaTCTCGCCAAGTCGGAAAGGAAAAGGGCAAATACAAGGAAGAATCACTTGAGAAGATGCAAGAGTGAAATATCTTGTACACAGCTTCCATTAAAAGCAGCACATTTGAAAAAACAAATACACTCCATGTGAATTGTGTGTGAGGCCGTGGGGGTGTCTGTAGTGCCCAGTTTAGGAATCAGCCACAGAATAACGATATGGCATGACGCTATTGTTCctgatttcattttttttgtGCTCCGATAAAACTTTATCTATGGACATCGAATACTGTCGTGT harbors:
- the LOC142454527 gene encoding large ribosomal subunit protein uL24-like, with the translated sequence MKVNPFVTLDRSKNQKRHFNAPSHVCRKIMSSPLSKELRQKYNVRSMPIRKDDEVQVVREHYKGQQIGKVVQVYRKKYVIYIERVQRDKANGTTVHVGIHPSKVVITRLKLDKDRKKILEQKAKSRQVGKEKGKYKEESLEKMQE